Proteins from a genomic interval of Spartobacteria bacterium:
- a CDS encoding amino acid ABC transporter substrate-binding protein: MKAKWLVLASCILSVLMISGNVVRAGGDFLAKAKDQGFFVLGLDDSFPPMGFREKGSQEIVGFDIDLAKEVGRRMGLEVKLRPVEWDGVVMSLMKGDIDVIWNGMTITEERKAKINFTKPYLNNRQIIIVNDTDIQTKDDMADKVVGIQMGSSADAALSSDAALLKSLKDVRKYENNTLALMDLKAGRVDAVVLDEIVGRYYISKDAGSSFKVLDEGLANEEYGVGVRKKNTAFLAELNKQLDAVKQSPEGDAISKKWFGANVWNR; the protein is encoded by the coding sequence ATGAAAGCAAAGTGGTTGGTTTTGGCATCATGTATACTGTCTGTGCTGATGATTTCCGGTAATGTCGTGCGTGCCGGCGGTGATTTTCTGGCTAAGGCAAAGGATCAGGGATTTTTTGTACTGGGTTTGGATGATTCATTTCCCCCTATGGGATTTCGCGAAAAGGGCTCACAGGAAATTGTCGGATTTGATATCGATCTGGCGAAAGAAGTGGGGCGTCGCATGGGTCTGGAAGTCAAATTGCGTCCGGTTGAATGGGACGGTGTGGTCATGAGCCTGATGAAAGGTGATATTGACGTGATCTGGAACGGCATGACCATTACGGAAGAGCGTAAGGCTAAAATCAATTTTACCAAGCCCTATTTAAATAACCGTCAGATCATCATAGTGAACGATACCGACATTCAGACCAAAGACGACATGGCGGATAAAGTGGTCGGAATCCAGATGGGCAGCAGTGCTGACGCGGCCTTATCTTCAGATGCCGCGTTACTGAAATCATTGAAAGATGTACGCAAATACGAAAACAATACCTTGGCTCTCATGGATTTGAAAGCCGGACGAGTGGATGCAGTGGTGCTCGACGAAATCGTAGGTCGTTATTACATTTCAAAAGATGCTGGATCATCCTTCAAGGTGCTTGATGAAGGCTTGGCCAATGAAGAATATGGCGTCGGTGTCCGCAAGAAAAACACCGCATTTCTTGCTGAACTGAATAAACAATTGGATGCCGTGAAACAGTCTCCAGAAGGTGATGCAATTTCCAAAAAATGGTTCGGTGCCAACGTTTGGAACCGCTAA
- a CDS encoding amino acid ABC transporter permease — MFAEVVESIRYLSIGCLLTLKLYVVTIVLAIPLGFILALLKISPFKPLRMLIGLYTWVFRGTPLLLQLFFTYYGLSMWGISLSPFMAAVITFVINYGAYLTEIYRAGIESIDSGQYEAAKALHMSYGQTMRRIVVPQVIRRTLPPTCNEAINLVKDTALVAVIGMADLLRCAKEIFTRDFSVVPFIVAAAFYLVISSVLVTLFKRLETRYSLYE; from the coding sequence ATGTTTGCAGAAGTAGTAGAGTCCATTCGATATTTGTCCATCGGCTGTTTGCTGACGCTTAAGCTGTATGTGGTGACGATTGTTCTGGCGATTCCGCTGGGGTTTATCTTGGCACTGCTGAAAATATCGCCATTCAAACCACTGCGCATGCTGATTGGACTCTATACGTGGGTGTTCCGCGGAACGCCGCTGCTCCTGCAATTGTTCTTTACGTATTACGGCCTGTCCATGTGGGGCATCTCATTGTCGCCCTTCATGGCGGCCGTGATTACGTTTGTCATCAATTACGGGGCATATCTGACGGAAATTTATCGGGCGGGGATTGAATCCATTGATTCTGGTCAGTATGAGGCCGCCAAGGCACTGCATATGAGCTATGGACAAACGATGCGCCGTATTGTTGTACCTCAGGTGATTCGGCGCACCCTGCCACCAACGTGCAATGAGGCGATCAACCTCGTGAAGGACACCGCACTGGTGGCGGTGATCGGCATGGCGGATCTGCTGCGCTGTGCCAAAGAAATTTTCACGAGGGATTTCTCTGTGGTGCCCTTTATTGTGGCCGCCGCTTTCTATCTGGTGATCAGTTCCGTGCTGGTTACGTTGTTTAAACGACTTGAAACTCGGTATTCGCTGTATGAATAA
- a CDS encoding amino acid ABC transporter ATP-binding protein, which translates to MLRLEKVKKKFGSNVVLKGIDLRVTKSEVIALIGPSGSGKSTLLRCLNGLENISDGSIFIEGVEVARGRSGHHVHLPVRQTRPAMQKTGMVFQHFNLFPHLTVLQNVIEAPIRVLGLSREEAVDRAEKLLVKVGLLDKKDAFPSRISGGQKQRVAIARALAMEPDIMLFDEPTSALDPELIGEVVAVMEELALEHMTMLVVTHDMQFARKAATRVLFLDGGHIVADEPPAKFFSESEHSRIRTFIERIENR; encoded by the coding sequence ATGCTCCGCCTTGAAAAGGTGAAAAAGAAATTTGGAAGCAACGTCGTCCTGAAAGGGATTGATCTGCGTGTTACCAAAAGCGAAGTCATTGCGCTGATCGGCCCTTCGGGATCGGGGAAAAGCACCTTGCTGCGCTGTCTGAACGGACTGGAGAATATTAGCGACGGCTCCATTTTTATTGAAGGTGTCGAAGTTGCCCGCGGACGGAGTGGACACCATGTACACCTTCCGGTTCGGCAAACTCGCCCCGCGATGCAAAAGACCGGCATGGTATTCCAGCATTTCAACCTGTTCCCTCATCTAACCGTTTTGCAAAATGTGATCGAAGCCCCCATACGCGTTCTGGGATTATCCAGGGAAGAAGCTGTTGACCGCGCCGAAAAGTTGCTGGTCAAAGTGGGGCTGCTGGATAAAAAAGATGCTTTCCCCAGTCGCATTTCCGGGGGACAGAAACAGCGAGTCGCCATTGCCCGGGCACTGGCCATGGAACCCGACATCATGCTCTTCGATGAACCGACCTCCGCACTGGATCCCGAGCTTATCGGAGAAGTGGTGGCCGTGATGGAAGAACTGGCTCTGGAACATATGACCATGCTGGTGGTCACCCATGACATGCAGTTTGCACGCAAAGCGGCGACGCGTGTTTTATTTCTGGACGGCGGGCATATCGTTGCAGACGAACCGCCTGCGAAGTTTTTCAGTGAATCGGAACATTCTCGCATTCGTACGTTCATCGAGCGGATTGAGAATCGATAA
- a CDS encoding UDP-glucose/GDP-mannose dehydrogenase family protein, whose translation MKVTVVGTGYVGLVTGTCFAELGHEVLCVDNNPEKVEMLRRLEMPIYEDGLEDMVKRNVEAGRLDFTHDIKEGTAFAEVIFVAVGTPPTKSGEANLSYVEQVGREVAENMTSYRLLVEKSTVPVNTSAQLKRTISKYLKADLTFDVASNPEFLREGRAIPDALNPTRIVVGVESKRASKLLNELYAPVIERSGCRLIEMDIASAELTKHASNSFLALKISYINAVSRVCEMTGANVEKVAEGMGLDDRIGPKFLNAGVGYGGSCFPKDVDAFVHISEDIGYDFALLKEVQKINKDQRAHVFSKIKQELWVLENKTIAILGLAFKPGTDDYREAPSLYFVEKLAENNANLKLWDPVAEKHFSREFPDFTYCQDIYECAKDADLLLIMTEWPEVTGMDLDKMKSVMKTPVLIDGRNILDPQTAKDAGFIYHSVGR comes from the coding sequence ATGAAAGTAACAGTCGTTGGTACTGGTTATGTTGGACTTGTCACTGGCACCTGCTTTGCAGAGCTCGGTCATGAGGTGCTTTGTGTAGACAACAATCCAGAAAAAGTGGAGATGCTTCGTCGTCTGGAAATGCCCATTTATGAAGACGGATTAGAAGACATGGTCAAACGCAACGTAGAAGCGGGGCGTCTAGATTTTACACATGATATTAAAGAAGGCACCGCCTTTGCTGAAGTTATTTTTGTAGCCGTGGGAACCCCGCCCACCAAAAGCGGCGAAGCCAATCTTTCCTATGTAGAACAGGTGGGCCGTGAAGTCGCAGAGAATATGACATCCTATCGCCTGCTCGTTGAAAAGAGTACGGTGCCCGTCAATACCAGTGCGCAGCTGAAACGAACGATTTCAAAATATCTGAAAGCCGATTTAACTTTCGACGTGGCCTCCAATCCAGAGTTTTTACGCGAGGGACGCGCTATTCCTGACGCACTGAATCCCACGCGCATCGTTGTCGGAGTGGAATCCAAACGGGCATCCAAACTATTGAATGAGCTCTACGCCCCCGTCATTGAACGTAGCGGATGCCGACTGATCGAAATGGATATCGCCAGTGCAGAACTGACAAAACATGCATCCAATTCCTTTTTGGCATTGAAAATCTCCTATATCAACGCGGTCAGCCGGGTATGTGAAATGACCGGGGCCAACGTGGAAAAGGTGGCGGAAGGAATGGGTCTGGATGACCGCATCGGTCCTAAATTCCTCAATGCCGGGGTCGGTTACGGCGGCTCCTGCTTCCCAAAAGATGTGGATGCCTTTGTACATATTTCGGAAGACATCGGCTATGATTTCGCGTTGCTGAAAGAAGTGCAGAAGATCAATAAAGATCAGCGCGCTCATGTCTTTTCGAAAATCAAACAGGAACTCTGGGTGCTGGAGAATAAAACCATCGCCATTCTGGGTCTGGCATTCAAGCCGGGTACGGATGATTATCGCGAAGCACCATCCCTGTACTTTGTGGAAAAACTGGCTGAAAACAATGCGAATCTCAAATTATGGGATCCCGTTGCTGAAAAGCATTTTTCACGGGAATTCCCTGATTTCACCTACTGTCAGGATATTTATGAATGTGCTAAAGATGCAGATCTGCTGTTGATTATGACCGAATGGCCGGAAGTAACCGGTATGGATCTGGATAAAATGAAAAGCGTCATGAAAACACCCGTTCTCATTGACGGAAGAAACATCCTTGATCCGCAAACGGCGAAAGATGCCGGATTTATTTATCATTCCGTCGGCAGATAA